One Rubinisphaera margarita genomic window, CCTTGGTCCCAATTATCTTGACACCGTGCAACGAATAACTCGGACTGACATAAACAGGAATTGCTGGATGGTCTCGACCCAAGGCGAAGTAATAGGCCTGATAGACGTTGAGAAATCGGAGGGCGGATCAGAAGCATGGATTGCATTGGCAGTGCACCCTAGTTTCCGTAACAGAGGCCATGGTAGATCAATTCTGCTTTCGTGGCTGGGGACACCAATGGCCCTCCCCCCCACGACTGTTTCGGCAGGCATTGAAGCTGATCACCTAGCGAGCATTCGCTGTTTTCGCGCGGCTGGCTTTACCCCGACCACACTTCTGCCAGACCACCAAGGAATGTACACCTTTCGAAAACTGCTGTCTGCATGTCCCCGCACTTAGTTCGACTTTCGCACTTTCACGCTGCCAGTTCGATCAGGCGGGTTAAGTGTTGAATGTATTTCTTGACGCCCGGCGGAATACCGGGGGTCGATAAATTGACTTTGTTCTGTTTTTATAGAGTCTGTCGTCGCGGTTCGGCCAGCATGTCCGCAAACGAGTGGCGAGGCTTCCCTTTCCAGTGGCGGATCGAGGTGGCATGCTCCCGAAATCTGTACCAGACCATCCAAAAATCGATGGCGGAGCTGGAACTCAAGACGTTAACCTCGCACCCGGCTCACCCTGGGGGAACGGCTACGCGGAGAGCTTCCACCGCCATTTGCGGCGCGCGTATCTGGCGCTGGAAATTATGGAGAATCTCCCCCTGCCCAGGAGCTGACCTTGGTCTGACCGCGGGACTACAACCAGAAGCGACCGCACGGTTCGCTTGGCTATCGGACGCCCGCAGAGTTTACGGCCGTACAGGCACCCCGACAGCCTTGAAGACCATGCAGCCGTCGATTGCCGTATTGCGCTCGATTGTCGACCACGATTCAGCTAGCATGTCAACTTGACCAAATCATTATGCGCCAGTGTGAACCCCTCCCATTGAGTTTCAGATCTTGGGTCACCTAACGAGGGACAAACTGGCTCACTGGTAATGCGTCAATATCAAAGTCGGCACCACTCTCTTCAAAAACCCCGAATGAAGGTGGCTCGATCCAACGCTGAGTCTTCCACTGAGACGCCAGTTCCGCCCAGTTCCCAACGTTAGCATCGGCAGTTGTGACCCAGTCGGGCGTACCATTACGCACATCGTGCCACCGAAAGTCGACAGACAGTCGAACATAGTCGCTGACATTTGGCGGAACTGCATGAACAGTATAGCAATGAAAGATTATGACATCGCCAACATGATAATCAGACGCTTTCCATCCACCGCAATCCAAAGCCTGCCATTTACAATTTGAGAATGGATGACGATGAGAACCACTTAACACGCGGAGCCCACCCATAGCTTCTGAGATAGGCGTAAGAGGTATCCAGGAAGTGAACATGTCCCTGAT contains:
- a CDS encoding phytanoyl-CoA dioxygenase family protein, which gives rise to MDSNLIKDSSGLRGDSAALIDSLVEDGYLYFRDAIDCSRVNAACNDVCGVLRGCGLAKGSVPLRPRVLEFGTTSPNYLDVYKKLQSLESIHRIAFDCGLRSIMNGILSGFAYCHPNRIIRHVWPNTSPQAVPNIHFDYPTWGIRDMFTSWIPLTPISEAMGGLRVLSGSHRHPFSNCKWQALDCGGWKASDYHVGDVIIFHCYTVHAVPPNVSDYVRLSVDFRWHDVRNGTPDWVTTADANVGNWAELASQWKTQRWIEPPSFGVFEESGADFDIDALPVSQFVPR
- a CDS encoding GNAT family N-acetyltransferase, which translates into the protein MPYAFTPLSTLANTDPIAWARDHSTTCRLGPNYLDTVQRITRTDINRNCWMVSTQGEVIGLIDVEKSEGGSEAWIALAVHPSFRNRGHGRSILLSWLGTPMALPPTTVSAGIEADHLASIRCFRAAGFTPTTLLPDHQGMYTFRKLLSACPRT
- a CDS encoding integrase core domain-containing protein translates to MLPKSVPDHPKIDGGAGTQDVNLAPGSPWGNGYAESFHRHLRRAYLALEIMENLPLPRS